The Nitrobacter hamburgensis X14 genome contains the following window.
AGCTGCGGCCGATAAGGAATAACGCGTCATGACCGAAACGCCACAGAAAACCCGGGACAGTTCGACGAACTCGGGCAACACGCGCCTTGATTACATGCTTCTTAGATTAGCCTTTACCGGTAACCTCACTGCCATTCGCGGCGCGCTCTCGGAAGGCGCAAACGTAAACGCCATCCATGAACAGACCGGCTTGTCCGCACTGCACATCGCGGTGGGCACCAACAACCTTGAACTGACGCAATACCTGATCGAGGAAGCCGGTGCCACAATCGGGCCGGATCGCTCGGGACGCTGGCCGACCATCATCGCCGCCGAATGCGAAGTCGATGCGGTGTTGTCCGATTATGTTCTCGACGTGGAAGCTAATATATCGGGTGTCTAAAGTAGCTGGCCAAAGTTTGACCAACGGCGCAAAACCCTGCTAATA
Protein-coding sequences here:
- a CDS encoding ankyrin repeat domain-containing protein, encoding MTETPQKTRDSSTNSGNTRLDYMLLRLAFTGNLTAIRGALSEGANVNAIHEQTGLSALHIAVGTNNLELTQYLIEEAGATIGPDRSGRWPTIIAAECEVDAVLSDYVLDVEANISGV